In Trichoderma atroviride chromosome 2, complete sequence, one DNA window encodes the following:
- a CDS encoding uncharacterized protein (TransMembrane:1 (n3-14c20/21o285-309i)~SECRETED:SignalP(1-20)): MRLSSLSAVLASAFAWTAAAQDDYRSITLKTHSIEQPYLDSDMQSRWFDFGGDTIIRTDSYIRLTSDRPSQNGWLFSRVPLTATNWEVEVEFKIHGKNQLYGDGFAMWITKQRGQIGPVFGHADKFEGLGIFIDTYKNNRPGVVFPYVMAMFGDGQASYDKNNDGKETELAGCSARGLRHSTIPTKMRLTYFQDKTLKLELQYKTVGDWTVCFEVDNPPAIPNIAYLGFSAETGELSDHHDIISVSSKNLYTSPANGPGSKGSPKNSYRGSKSNSSNSDQSGGSWTWFFTKIILFILVAGGGYVGFTIYRSRTKSHRF; the protein is encoded by the exons ATGCGGCTCTCCTCGCTATCGGCCGTGCTCGCCTCGGCGTTTGCGTGGACTGCGGCGGCCCAGGATGACTACAGAAGCATAACG CTCAAAACACACTCCATCGAACAA CCTTACTTGGACTCTGACATGCAGAGCCGATGGTTTGACTTTGGCGGAGATACCATCATTCGAACAGACTC ATATATTCGCCTTACCTCCGATCGACCTTCACAAAACGGCTGGCTCTTTTCACGAGTGCCCCTTACAGCTACCAACTGGGAAGTCGAGGTTGAATTCAAGATCCACGGCAAGAATCAGCTCTACGGCGATGGCTTCGCCATGTGGATCACGAAGCAGCGAGGCCAGATCGGTCCCGTCTTTGGGCATGCGGATAAATTCGAAGGCCTGGGCATCTTTATCGACACATACAAGAACAACCGACCCGGCGTTGTCTTCCCCTACGTCATGGCCATGTTTGGGGACGGACAGGCGAGCTACGACAAGAACAACGATGGCAAGGAGACGGAGCTGGCAGGTTGCTCGGCCCGGGGCCTTCGTCACTCGACCATTCCCACCAAGATGCGATTGACCTACTTCCAGGATAAGACGCTCAAGCTCGAGCTCCAGTACAAGACCGTCGGCGACTGGACGGTGTGCTTTGAGGTGGACAACCCTCCTGCGATCCCCAACATTGCCTATCTCGGATTCAGTGCCGAGACTGGCGAGCTGAGCGACCACCACGACATCATCTCCGTCTCGTCCAAGAACCTCTACACCAGCCCGGCCAATGGTCCTGGTTCAAAGGGATCCCCGAAGAACTCGTACAGGGGCAGcaagagcaacagcagcaacagcgacCAGAGCGGCGGAAGCTGGACATGGTTCTTCACCAagatcatcctcttcatcctcgttgCGGGCGGTGGCTATGTGGGATTCACCATTTACAGGTCAAGAACCAAGAGCCACAGATTCTAG
- a CDS encoding uncharacterized protein (TransMembrane:1 (o23-46i)) yields MPTTSNNMLALTHHSTPQPPQDLTMAVLGCGTMGIAILNGILTSLVEMQGPKPLQSGSSTPAEDVPRSLPSRFIACVRTPESAKKVKSALWEHSSILKVVRNENLAAVQQAQVIVLTCKPYMVKEILGAPGMAKSLHGKLLISVCAGITVEQLEIALHGAVPSKDPEEDGRCRIVRAMCNTAALIRESMTVISATVPPPAPRD; encoded by the exons ATGCCTACTACCTCCAACAACATGCTGGCTCTCACGCATCACAGCACGCCCCAGCCTCCTCAGGACCTGACCATGGCGGTTTTGGGCTGCG GGACCATGGGAATCGCCATCCTCAATGGCATCCTCACCTCCCTGGTCGAGATGCAGGGCCCCAAACCCCTTCAGTCTGGCTCCTCTACGCCCGCAGAGGACGTTCCGCGCTCTCTGCCGTCTCGCTTCATCGCCTGCGTGAGGACGCCCGAAAGCGCCAAAAAGGTCAAGAGCGCCCTCTGGGAGCACTCATCCATCCTCAAGGTTGTCCGCAACGAGAACCTCGCGGCCGTGCAGCAGGCCCAGGTCATCGTCTTGACCTGCAAGCCCTACATGGTCAAGGAGATTCTGGGCGCCCCCGGCATGGCCAAGTCTCTGCACGGCAAGCTCCTCATCAGCGTCTGCGCCGGCATCACcgtcgagcagctggagattgCCCTGCACGGCGCAGTCCCCTCCAAGGACCCCGAGGAGGACGGCCGCTGCAGAATTGTCCGGGCCATGTGCAATACTGCGGCCCTGATCAGAGAGTCCATGACGGTCATCAGCGCTACTGTGCCCCCCCCTGCCCCTCGAGACTGA
- a CDS encoding uncharacterized protein (EggNog:ENOG41~TransMembrane:9 (o12-36i43-65o94-114i135-154o160-181i352-380o410-431i452-471o504-521i)), which translates to MPEIASAPAPVGSAIFSIVALLLVSLGVLLILRYYLPLRTTPAFYLVPIFFALWLPSVLVLLVPIDLASSAITDDVASRGIWLPQRVVLVLWRITYWLTFCLTWFLLPILAEYSDTGYREPWDKFMYSLRANAQFYAMVLGASVLGLVYIFASYEFSFTALKALIMALAYCWGLVLAIYLMGHGLVSIPRQLLRSGSISGKLRSLQIKAPRVYEKMEDSLTGVEEIEQQIAELSRRKTGSAAAFQDWIEELQEMASIPESQPRSTLLDPTINTQAVPHVITEKYLADLTRKYVRARHSRSRYVGEWNRLVQSAAKLQMILDSVASKKLDFGGASPHAGFWDRVKILTPYSRYVCYFYVFPYMRMAFGAVLAFASACIVWSEIVKYPFPKLSIIRVSVVHHWVGDKAQVGFAGQVISAFWICYMCIAALSSMTEVKVWRGRALVRRNTGHEAAFWYAMQVAKLSVPLSYNFLTFLSSEVYEKTIFYNFLGKYVDVTPLGQWFDNFFPIALVIPVFAALFGVYGRVKRIFTGVDIIDEEDDNPSGYGTGPWREGRDLIARELGGNSTPRRSGTAANGASGRAAPILSVPAIQDSVASPSRSPARSPVGNNHRAGQSTRPRFTDEPPEDDNIFSILGHRMKNTVDAFETPQWFQDIGQGIKKPKWMGGDDAQPAASGSSNNDNDNGSNIRNWFGGGGDSHIRL; encoded by the exons ATGCCTGAAATTGCGAGTGCCCCGGCGCCAGTTGGctctgccatcttctccatcgtcgcCCTCCTCCTAGTGTCGCTCGGCGTGCTGCTCATACTGCGCTACTACCTCCCGCTCCGAACCACGCCGGCTTTCTACCTCGTTCCTATATTCTTCGCCCTGTGGCTTCCGTCGGTGCTCGTCCTGCTGGTTCCCATAGACCTTGCTTCAAGCGCCATAACCGACGATGTCGCTTCGAGGGGTATCTGGCTGCCCCAGCGGGTGGTCTTGGTCCTATGGCGAATCACATATTGGTTGACATTTTGCTTGACATG GTTCCTCCTCCCCATACTTGCCGAGTACTCCGACACTGGATATCGCGAACCCTGGGACAAGTTTATGTACTCCCTCCGTGCCAACGCTCAGTTTTATGCGATGGTCTTGGGAGCTAGCGTTCTCGGACTGGTATACATATTCGCCTCCTACGAGTTCTCCTTTACAGCACTCAAGGCCCTCATTATGGCCCTGGCCTACTGCTGGGGCCTGGTGCTTGCCATTTACCTGATGGGCCACGGCCTCGTCTCCATACCAAGGCAGCTGCTTCGAAGCGGAAGTATCAGCGGCAAACTACGGAGCTTGCAGATCAAGGCGCCTCGAGTAtatgagaagatggaggactCCTTAACGGGAGTCGAGGAAATTGAACAACAGATTGCGGAGCTCAGTCGACGAAAAACGGGAAGTGCTGCGGCCTTTCAAGATTGGATCGAGGAGCTTCAGGAGATGGCCAGCATCCCGGAATCACAGCCCCGATCGACACTTCTGGATCCAACAATAAATACCCAAGCCGTTCCACATGTCATCACCGAAAAATACCTGGCCGATCTGACTCGAAAGTACGTGCGAGCACGTCACTCACGATCTCGATACGTTGGAGAATGGAATCGACTGGTGCAGTCAGCAGCCAAGCTTCAGATGATCTTGGACTCGGTGGCTTCCAAGAAACTAGACTTTGGCGGCGCCTCTCCCCACGCTGGATTCTGGGACAGGGTCAAGATACTAACACCATACTCTCGATACGTTTGCTATTTCTACGTCTTTCCCTACATGCGGATGGCCTTTGGCGCCGTGTTGGCTTTTGCATCGGCCTGCATTGTTTGGTCGGAAATCGTCAAGTACCCCTTTCCTAAGCTGTCCATTATCCGCGTCAGCGTTGTCCACCACTGGGTTGGTGACAAAGCCCAGGTCGGCTTCGCAGGGCAAGTCATTTCGGCATTCTGGATTTGCTACATGTGCATTGCCGCTCTTTCGTCAATGACCGAAGTCAAGGTGTGGCGCGGACGAGCTCTTGTGAGAAGAAATACCGGTCACGAGGCGGCATTCTGGTACGCGATGCAAGTAGCGAAGCTCAGTGTACCGCTATCATACAATTTCCTCACGTTTTTGTCAAGCGAGGTCTATGAAAAAACCATCTTTTACAACTTCCTCGGAAAATACGTTGATGTAACCCCCTTGGGTCAATGGTTCGACAACTTTTTCCCCATTGCCCTCGTCATTCCTGTTTTCGCTGCCCTTTTCGGCGTGTACGGAAGGGTCAAACGCATATTTACCGGAGTGGACATCatcgacgaggaagatgacaaTCCTTCAGGCTATGGCACTGGCCCTTGGCGCGAAGGACGTGATCTCATCGCCAGAGAGCTGGGAGGCAACTCGACTCCGCGACGCAGCGGTACCGCAGCCAACGGGGCCTCAGGCCGAGCAGCCCCGATTCTGTCCGTTCCCGCCATCCAAGATTCGGTCGCTTCCCCATCACGGTCGCCGGCCCGTTCTCCAGTCGGCAACAATCATCGAGCCGGCCAATCAACACGTCCTCGCTTCACGGATGAGCCACCCGAAGACGACAACATCTTTTCGATTCTTGGACACCGTATGAAGAATACCGTTGATGCATTTGAGACGCCGCAGTGGTTCCAAGATATCGGACAGGGCATCAAGAAGCCAAAGTGGatgggaggagatgatgcccAGCCTGCCGCCAGTGGGAGCAGCAACAACGACAACGATAATGGAAGCAACATTCGAAACTGGTTTGGGGGCGGAGGGGATAGCCACATTCGCCTCTAA
- a CDS encoding uncharacterized protein (BUSCO:EOG092D2YAG), producing MAGLPDLEEWLQDANDAISISLVSPSKSGLSTIATFQPKFTYSIFGEEEKIFGYKDLKIQLRYRANDMRPHLRQAYSKKFKPVGEHEPTDVVEILEGGDHLPKVAFAKASDFESSSQQLGNDWSPPGKLHETFQGADGQYEIWKGSLVDPAVKQLNSRIQILVPMLIDGGSYIGSDPESDSPELDYSDADRWTFFFLYRKQKSTDDPEKSAYTFIGYATVYRFFYFKPPLTPPPSPADDWELPTGYMDLSLLPCRTRLSQFIILPPFQGKGSGARLYNSVFTHYHSHAQTHEFTVENPNEAFDDLRDTCDLTFLRTMPEFNELRLDTSVKVPKTGPLPPLIVGAQKLEKIRLQAKIAPRQFYRVLEMHLMSQLPPSVRATMSLDDDVPSPTAADKHKEKLWQLIVKQRLYRHNKEILSQIDVSQRIEKLSETLGSVELEYARLLAAHDRAAKHSKQSNGKRKLEESSADALSSKKARVEDA from the exons ATGGCTGGTCTCCCTGACCTTGAAGAGT GGCTTCAAGACGCCAACGATGCGATCAGTATCAGCCTCGTGTCGCCGTCGAAATCGGGCCTGAGCACAATCGCAACGTTCCAACCCAAGTTCACGTAttccatctttggcgaggaagagaaaatcttTGGATACAAGGACCTGAAGATCCAGCTGCGGTACCGTGCTAATGATATGCGGCCGCACCTGCGCCAAGCATACAGCAAAAAGTTCAAGCCAGTCGGTGAACATGAACCCACTGACGTGGTGGAGATTCTGGAGGGTGGAGACCATCTGCCAAAAG TTGCGTTTGCGAAAGCGTCGGATTTTGAGAGCAGCTCACAGCAGCTTGGCAACGACTGGTCCCCCCCTGGAAAGCTCCACGAAACCTTTCAAGGCGCCGATGGCCAGTATGAAATCTGGAAGGGCAGCCTCGTCGACCCTGCCGTGAAGCAGCTAAACAGCCGCATTCAAATCCTGGTTCCCATGCTTATCGACGGAGGCTCCTATATCGGCTCGGATCCAGAGTCAGACTCGCCAGAATTGGATTATTCAGACGCTGACCGGTggaccttcttcttcctctacCGCAAGCAAAAATCCACTGACGATCCGGAGAAGAGCGCGTATACTTTTATTGGCTATGCCACTGTCTACCGCTTCTTTTATTTCAAGCCGCCCTTGACACCGCCACCCTCTCCCGCCGACGACTGGGAGCTCCCTACGGGTTACATGGATTTATCTCTGCTCCCCTGCAGGACAAGGCTCTCACAATTCATCATTCTCCCACCATTCCAAGGCAAGGGCAGTGGTGCCCGCCTCTACAACAGTGTCTTCACGCACTATCACAGCCACGCTCAGACACACGAATTCACTGTGGAGAATCCCAATGAAGCTTTTGACGACTTGCGAGATACCTGCGACCTGACCTTTTTGCGAACAATGCCTGAATTCAACGAGCTTCGCCTCGACACCTCAGTAAAGGTTCCCAAAACAGGACCGCTACCTCCCCTGATCGTTGGCGCACAAAAGCTTGAGAAAATTCGCTTGCAGGCCAAGATTGCTCCTCGCCAGTTCTATCGAGTTCTAGAGATGCATCTGATGTCCCAGCTGCCACCATCTGTCCGCGCGACCATGTCTCTGGACGACGATGTCCCGTCACCTACCGCCGCGGACAAGCACAAGGAAAAGCTGTGGCAGCTTATTGTTAAACAGCGATTGTATCGCCATAACAAAGAAATCCTTTCTCAAATAGACGTCTCTCAGAGAATTGAGAAGCTGTCAGAAACACTGGGTAGTGTAGAGCTGGAATACGCTAGACTGTTGGCAGCTCATGATCGTGCTGCGAAGCATTCGAAGCAATCAAATGGAAAGCGGAAGCTGGAGGAGTCTTCAGCCGACGCATTGTCTAGCAAGAAGGCGAGAGTGGAAGATGCGTGA
- a CDS encoding uncharacterized protein (EggNog:ENOG41), producing the protein MDKPKLAFGLNLTKKPGATKPIPARSKPMFDSHDNDSDDEGTKVEEIGGDLEDFTAASSAPADSARGSRSKKGPIAEPPKLKSKNQTNAMFGDLSSTLASRKNAEAATELDASVYEYDSIYDSMKPKKNISKEDEERKPKYMKNLLRAADVRKRDQLIAEEKKIAREREAEGEEFADKEKFVTEAYKKQQEENKRLEEEERKREEEEAKKNEGTGMTTFYRKLLDKEQERHAETVRAAEEMAKRGPEEKDDENEGDADVDKEKEFAKAAQELNEKGASISVNEDGQVVDKRQLLKGGLNVGAKKKVEAQREEADRPAERERKEISGQQMSRKQAMRERQSRMLADQLEASLKRSREATEAKREEVERAAKTRKTDGEISSAKERYLARKRAAEEEKKKAAAE; encoded by the coding sequence ATGGATAAACCGAAGCTTGCGTTCGGGCTCAACCTGACGAAAAAGCCTGGCGCAACCAAGCCGATACCTGCGAGATCAAAACCCATGTTTGACAGCCACGATAATGATTCGGACGATGAGGGCACCAAGGTGGAAGAAATCGGGGGCGATTTGGAAGATTTTACAGCAGCCagctcagcaccagcagattCAGCGAGGGGATCCAGATCGAAGAAAGGCCCTATAGCTGAACCTCCAAAACTCAAATCGAAAAACCAGACCAACGCCATGTTTGGAGACTTATCCAGCACGCTCGCATCTCGCAAGAACGCAGAGGCGGCCACCGAACTAGATGCTAGCGTCTACGAATACGACTCTATATACGACTccatgaagccaaagaagaatatttcaaaagaggacgaggaacGAAAACCAAAATACATGAAGAATCTGTTGCGAGCGGCGGATGTGCGGAAACGAGATCAACTGATTgccgaagagaagaagattgcgcGGGAGCGTGAAGCAGAGGGAGAGGAGTTTGCCGATAAGGAAAAGTTTGTGACGGAGGCATAtaagaagcagcaagaggaGAACAAAAggttagaagaagaagagcggaaaagagaggaagaggaagccaAGAAAAACGAGGGTACTGGCATGACGACTTTTTACAGGAAATTGCTGGATAAGGAGCAGGAGAGGCATGCCGAGACTGTTCGAGCCGCAGAAGAAATGGCCAAGAGGGGTCCCGAGGAGAAAGACGATGAGAATGAAGGAGACGCAGACGttgacaaggagaaggaattCGCCAAAGCGGCACAGGAGCTCAACGAAAAAGGAGCTTCCATCTCCGTCAATGAAGACGGCCAAGTCGTCGATAAGCGACAGCTCCTCAAAGGCGGCCTCAACGTCGgcgcgaagaagaaggtggagGCGCAACGGGAGGAGGCGGATCGCCCGGCGGAGAGAGAGCGCAAGGAAATCTCAGGCCAGCAGATGAGCCGCAAGCAGGCCATGCGGGAAAGACAGTCGCGGATGCTCGCGGACCAGCTGGAAGCCTCGCTGAAGCGCTCGAGGGAGGCGACCGAGGCAAAGAGGGAAGAAGTGGAGAGGGCGGCAAAGACTCGCAAGACGGATGGGGAGATTTCGAGTGCCAAGGAGAGATATCTTGCGAGAAAGagggcggcggaggaggagaagaagaaggctgcggCGGAGTAA
- a CDS encoding mitochondrial 54S ribosomal protein bL12m, with translation MALPCRFAARSCARQLRSATSPRSSAQMLRASCTSRRYNSTEAAANPKIADIVDQISKLTLLETADLVSSLKSTLNIPDMPIGGFAAAPAAAAPAAVEEAEEAPAAPAEKTLFTLKLQSFDAAAKAKVIKEIKGLLGLSLVDSKKFVESAPKMMKENVPKEEAEKIIATLKELGAVVGME, from the exons ATGGCTCTCCCGTGTCGGTTTGCGGCGCGCAGCTGCGCTCGCCAGTTGCGATCAGCCACCTCTCCTCGATCCTCCGCACAAATGCTCCGAGCGTCATGCACATCGAGACGGTACAACTCAACAGAGGCCGCCGCAAACCCCAAGATTGCCGACATTGTCGACCAGATCAGCAAGCTGACGCTGCTGGAGACTGCCGATTTGGTCTCAAGCCTAAAA AGCACCCTGAACATTCCCGATATGCCCATTGGCGGCTTTGCTGCCGctcctgctgccgccgcccccgctgctgttgaggaggccgaggaggcccCTGCTGCCCCTGCCGAGAAGaccctcttcaccctcaAACTACAGTCattcgacgccgccgccaaggccaaggtcaTCAAGGAAATCAAGGGCCTGCTGGGCTTGAGCTTGGTGGACAGCAAGAAGTTTGTCGAGAGCGCaccaaagatgatgaaggagaACGTACCCAAGGAGGAGGCCGAGAAGATTATCGCCACCTTGAAGGAGCTTGGCGCCGTGGTCGGAATGGAGTAA
- a CDS encoding uncharacterized protein (EggNog:ENOG41): protein MPSPLPQGLRDPPSYSSVPNLGYRSIPPSAPPPPYMADAPTTPPPAESSKSRSEPDEKAVSDDTLHFLDHERDTVQSLSLRYGVPPAALRRRNNLTSDHLLVGRRTVLIPGEFYKGGVSLSPRPVEGEDEELRKGKIRRFMTACKVSDYDYALLYMEQAGYDIDVAITAYMDDEAWERSHPNRRDSEANKVRNRGLFWRGL, encoded by the coding sequence ATGCCGTCGCCGTTACCGCAAGGTCTTAGAGATCCTCCATCGTACTCGTCGGTTCCAAACTTGGGATACAGGTCCATCCCACCTTctgctcctccgccaccgtACATGGCAGATGCGCCGACAACGCCACCCCCTgccgagagcagcaagagcagatCCGAGCCTGACGAAAAGGCCGTCTCAGACGATACGCTGCATTTTCTAGACCACGAGCGCGACACCGTACAGTCCTTGTCGCTACGGTACGGCGTGCCTCCCGCagcgctgcggcggcggaacAACCTCACAAGCGACCACCTTCTGGTCGGTCGAAGGACTGTTCTGATCCCTGGCGAGTTTTATAAGGGCGGCGTCAGTCTCTCTCCTCGGCCCGTtgagggcgaggatgaggagctgAGAAAGGGTAAGATCCGACGCTTCATGACAGCCTGCAAAGTCTCAGACTATGATTACGCTCTGCTGTATATGGAGCAGGCCGGGTATGACATTGATGTCGCCATCACGGCTTACATGGATGATGAGGCTTGGGAGAGAAGCCACCCAAATCGGAGAGATAGCGAGGCGAACAAGGTCCGCAACCGTGGCCTTTTTTGGAGGGGACTATAA
- a CDS encoding uncharacterized protein (EggNog:ENOG41~TransMembrane:2 (i383-407o419-440i)): protein MDDYMFKFFVDECRVVEEKTSYIEIFNYSDPFYNSVEEHPLPMSEFENFLNQRGAFEPPQKMREGTKLLSGIRLIVQKDAQHKDTFMPKVISLQKEKYMSMIRTLKLPFRGIETSSVVGPFFWCAYDQDDDDPHLQIVHRKSDVRKKGKTRGWEMMLSYGFKTGITTGFMKGTPSSDIIQALKHLRECYGQVGHPMLLPTIILSHDLSPANDQKQRDARDWLRRLENAVSLRDEVEPEEQYFQDGILSIDGLNRDLVECHSHVMWKRPQAYFALVREMELSMERFKVLWYDWKKDFLTDEEIAHRKTIDQLHRSMIARMEFYRVKLRGLENYIHTTLERLKVQREALYNIMSQREARLNLEIAGEQRRIAHASKRDSTAMKTISLMGALFLPGTYLASVFSMTFFNFQSGADPVISNWLWVYFIITVPLTVLIVGSWIWYDRRKEARYADDDKELEGDIEQMEVSIMKSLRRRTMSKANTWNSTISPAP from the exons ATGGATGATTACATGTTCAAGTTCTTCGTGGATGAGTGTCGCGttgtggaggagaagacgagctATATTGAGATTTTCAATTACTCT GACCCGTTTTACAACTCAGTCGAGGAGCATCCGCTGCCCATGTCCGAGTTTGAGAACTTTCTGAACCAAAGA GGTGCTTTTGAGCCGCCACAGAAGATGCGTGAAGGGACCAAGCTGCTAAGCGGCATACGACTCAT CGTCCAAAAAGATGCTCAGCACAAGGACACATTTATGCCCAAGGTCATCTCCCTACAGAAGGAAAAGTACATGTCCATGATTAGGACGCTGAAGCTGCCCTTTCGAGGCATCGAAACGTCGTCTGTGGTTGGGCCGTTCTTCTGGTGCGCCTACGAccaggacgacgacgacccGCATCTAC AAATCGTTCACCGCAAATCAGATGTCCgtaaaaaaggcaaaacccgcggctgggagatgatgctgTCCTACGGCTTCAAAACCGGCATCACCACAGGCTTCATGAAGGGCACGCCCAGCTCGGACATTATCCAGGCGCTCAAACACCTTCGCGAGTGCTACGGCCAGGTCGGCCACCCGATGCTCCTGCCGACCATTATTCTCTCGCACGACCTCTCGCCCGCCAACGACCAGAAGCAACGCGATGCTCGAGACTGGCTGCGTCGGCTGGAGAACGCGGTGAGCTTGCGCGACGAAGTCGAGCCGGAAGAGCAGTACTTTCAGGATGGAATCTTGTCCATTGACGGGCTGAACCGTGACTTGGTCGAGTGCCATAGTCACGTCATGTGGAAGCGGCCGCAGGCGTACTTTGCGCTGGTgcgggagatggagctgtcgATGGAGCGGTTCAAGGTCCTTTGGTATGACTGGAAGAAGGATTTCTTGACGGATGAGGAGATTGCGCATAGGAAGACGATTGATCAGCTGCATAGGAGCATGATAGCCCGGATGGAGTTTTACAGAGTCAAGCTGAGGGGATTGGAGAATTATATCCACACGACGCTGGAGAGGTTGAAAGTGCAGCGAGAAGCG ctttataaCATCATGTCTCAGCGAGAGGCACGGCTCAACCTCGAAATTGCCGGAGAACAGCGTCGGATCGCACATGCCAGCAAGCGGGACAGCACAGCCATGAAGACCATATCTCTGATGGGTGCACTCTTCTTGCCGGGCACGTACCTTGCTTCTGTCTTTAGCATGACCTTTTTCAATTTTCAATCTG gagccGATCCCGTCATCTCCAACTGGCTCTGGGTCTacttcatcatcaccgtGCCCCTGACGGTCCTCATCGTCGGCTCCTGGATCTGGTACGACCGCCGCAAGGAAGCCCGCTATGCAGACGAcgacaaggagctggagggcgACATTGAGCAGATGGAAGTCAGCATCATGAAGTCGCTCCGCAGGAGGACGATGAGCAAAGCGAATACTTGGAACTCGACCATTAGCCCTGCGCCTTGA
- a CDS encoding uncharacterized protein (TransMembrane:1 (o243-267i)) has product MQSRWFDFGGDTIIRTDSYIRLTSDRPSQNGWLFSRVPLTATNWEVEVEFKIHGKNQLYGDGFAMWITKQRGQIGPVFGHADKFEGLGIFIDTYKNNRPGVVFPYVMAMFGDGQASYDKNNDGKETELAGCSARGLRHSTIPTKMRLTYFQDKTLKLELQYKTVGDWTVCFEVDNPPAIPNIAYLGFSAETGELSDHHDIISVSSKNLYTSPANGPGSKGSPKNSYRGSKSNSSNSDQSGGSWTWFFTKIILFILVAGGGYVGFTIYRSRTKSHRF; this is encoded by the exons ATGCAGAGCCGATGGTTTGACTTTGGCGGAGATACCATCATTCGAACAGACTC ATATATTCGCCTTACCTCCGATCGACCTTCACAAAACGGCTGGCTCTTTTCACGAGTGCCCCTTACAGCTACCAACTGGGAAGTCGAGGTTGAATTCAAGATCCACGGCAAGAATCAGCTCTACGGCGATGGCTTCGCCATGTGGATCACGAAGCAGCGAGGCCAGATCGGTCCCGTCTTTGGGCATGCGGATAAATTCGAAGGCCTGGGCATCTTTATCGACACATACAAGAACAACCGACCCGGCGTTGTCTTCCCCTACGTCATGGCCATGTTTGGGGACGGACAGGCGAGCTACGACAAGAACAACGATGGCAAGGAGACGGAGCTGGCAGGTTGCTCGGCCCGGGGCCTTCGTCACTCGACCATTCCCACCAAGATGCGATTGACCTACTTCCAGGATAAGACGCTCAAGCTCGAGCTCCAGTACAAGACCGTCGGCGACTGGACGGTGTGCTTTGAGGTGGACAACCCTCCTGCGATCCCCAACATTGCCTATCTCGGATTCAGTGCCGAGACTGGCGAGCTGAGCGACCACCACGACATCATCTCCGTCTCGTCCAAGAACCTCTACACCAGCCCGGCCAATGGTCCTGGTTCAAAGGGATCCCCGAAGAACTCGTACAGGGGCAGcaagagcaacagcagcaacagcgacCAGAGCGGCGGAAGCTGGACATGGTTCTTCACCAagatcatcctcttcatcctcgttgCGGGCGGTGGCTATGTGGGATTCACCATTTACAGGTCAAGAACCAAGAGCCACAGATTCTAG